A region of the Corynebacterium falsenii genome:
GCGGTGGCCATGGTCTCGTCGTTCTTGCAGAATGTCCACCGGACCAGGGTATTCCAGGACGAGTAGGAAGAGTCTGTGGCCTCAGGACCACCGTCGGCGAGGAACACGCTCACGGGAATGGCGGCCACACCCGCATCCTTGGGCAGCCGGGTGCAGAAATCGACGGCGGATTCCCCAGGGAACATCGGGGCGATGTCGGAGATGAGGAAGTAGGTACCCGGAGCCTCAAAGACTTCCATGCCCATGTCCCGCAGTGCCTCGGCCAGTTCGGTGCGGCGGCGTTCGAGGGTGTCGCGCCACTGCACCGACCAGTCGTGGGCATTGTCCAAGGCCCACGCCACCGCGGGCTGGAATGGCGTGGCACCCACGTAGCTGAGGAACTGCTTGGCCGCCACCACGGCATCGAGCAGCTCGGCGGGTGCCATCGCCCAGCCGATCTTCCAGCCCGTGACGTTGAAGCTCTTCGCTGCGCTGGAAATCGTGACCGTGCGCTCGCGCATCCCTGTGAGCGTGGCGAAGGGAACGTGCGTGCCCTCGAACACGAGGTGCTCGTAGACTTCGTCGGTAATCACGACGATCTGGGTGCCCCGGATACAGTCGGCAATGAACTCTAGGTCCTCCCGGCTCAGCACCGTTCCGGTGGGGTTGTGGGGAGTATTCAGCAGAATCGCCGAGGTGCGCGGGCTCAGCGCCGCCGCGAAGGCCTCCCGATCCAGGGCAAAGGACGTGTGTCCCGCAGAGTTGTCCTGGTCGGCCTGCACCCGCTGCAGGCGCACCGGCACCAGCGTGGCCCCGGCCAGTCCCACGGCCGCGGGGTACGCATCGTAGGTCGGCTCCAGTGCCACGACCTCGGATCCTTCCTCGACCAATCCCAGGATGCTCGCGGCCAAGGCCTCGGTTGCCCCCACGGTCACGGCGATCTCTGTCTCTGGATCCAGCTCGTGGCCATGCCGGCGCGCGCGGTCGGCCGCGATGGCCCGCCGCAGCTCCGGAAGCCCCCGGCCGGGTCCGTACTGATTCATCGTGGCGCCGGGCTCGTGGACCATTCGCGCGGCGATGTCCAGCATCTCTTGGGGGCCGTCCTCGTCGGGGAAGCCCTGCCCCAAGTTCGCGGCCTTGTGCTGTGCGGCTAAGGCACTCATCGTGGCGAAGATCGTCTCGCCCACGGAGGCAACCCGGTGCGCCCGATGCACACTGAAGGCGGGGGAGCAGCTGGTGGCGTCTGAGGACAAAGAGCGGGAGGAATCATCTGGAGTGGTCATCACGTGCCTAGCGTATAAAAAGCGCCCCACGAGGGGGCGCGAATGGGAGAGGAAAAGGTGCGGGGGGGCTAGCCCTGCTCGGGCAGGGTGGGCATGCGATCGAGGTAGATCGTCGCGTCGATATCCCCGTGGCGGGAACACGCGGCGGTCCATCCCATGGGATCAACCTGCACCTGCATTCGGCGACCGCACAGTGGGCAGAACCGCGGCGGCTCCAGACCCGCGCGGGCACCCACGCTGCGCCCAGCCAAAGCTCCGCGGGCGGGTTTGATGCCCTCGGCGCAGAGTGGCTGACCACTGTGCGGGTCGTAGCTGATCTCCTGTCCCAGCAGGTAGGCCGCCGTCAGCTCGCTGGTGCCATGCGGCAGCGGCAAAGCCGATGGCGATGGGTTGGGGTGCGCGCTGGGAGCGCTATCGATGGTGTTCACGGCGGTGCCTTGGGTTCAAGCCTACGATCTGTAGGGGGCGGATTTAGAGGGTCGCGTTGAGAGCCTTGATCGGCAGCTGCAGCTTGCCGAGCATGTCGATGTCGCGCTCAGCGGGGCGGCCCAGGGTCGTTAGGTAGTTGCCCACGATGACGGCGTTGATGCCGCCGAGCATGCCCTTTTCCGCACCCAGGTCGCCGAGGGTGAGTTCGCGGCCGCCGGCGAAGCGCAGCATGACCTGCGGCAGTGCCAGGCGGAACGCGCCGATGGTCTTCAGCGCCTCGTTGGCCTCCATCGGCTCCAAGTGGGAGAACGGGGTGCCGGGGCGGGGGTCGAAGAAGTTCATGGGAACCTCGGTGGGGTTGAGGCGCTGCAGGTCCGTGGCGAACTCGGCGCGCTGCTCAACGGTCTCGCCCATGCCGACGATGCCGCCACAGCAGACCTCCATGCCTGCGTCGCGCACCATCTCGAGGGTGTTGATGCGCTCTTCCCAGGTGTGGGTGGTCACGACCTCGGGGAAGTAGCTGCGGGCGGTTTCCAGGTTGTGGTTGTAGCGGTGCACGCCGGCCTTCTTGAGACGGTCGACCTGCTCCTGGGTGAGGATACCGATCGACGCCGCTACGTTGATGTCCACCTCAGCCTGAATCGCGTCGACCGCGTTTTCCATCTGCTGCATGAGGTCCTCATCGGGTCCCTTGACGGCAGCGACGATGCAGAACTCGGTGGCGCCGGTCTTGGCGGTCTGCTTGGCGGCCTCGATGAGCTGGGCGATGTCCAGCTGCACGGAGCGCACGGGGGATTCGAACAGTCCGGACTGGGCGCAGAAGTGGCAGTCCTCGGGGCAGCCACCGGTCTGCAGGGAGATGATGCCTTCCATCTCCACGGCGTCGCCGCACCAGCGCAGGCGAACCTGGTGGGCGATGTCGAGCAGTTCGTCAAGGTGCTCGTCGTCGATCTTGAGGACTTCGAGGGTGTCCTCGTAGTTCAGCGGGATGCCCTTTTCGAGGACCTGCTCGCGAGCCTTCTTGAGGATGGCCGGGCTTTCGGTGCCGGATTGGGTGGAATCAGTGGTGGCGGTCGTCATCGCGTCTCCTGAGTTGTTGGGAATGTTTTACATCCTAATGACGTCCTTGAACTGTGTTCAAGAATCCGGAACGACCGTGGTCAGGGGCGTGTCTTGCGGAGGGGATTGCGGTGGATTGCGAGCATCTTGCACGATCTCTGTGTGGGGATAGGGTGGGGACTATGTCTCATAGGTCGTCTCACAACTCGTCGAACCATTCAGCCCAGGACTCCTATTGGAAAAACAACCCCGGTGCCACTGGGCAATGGGAGGTGGCGGGGCTGCGCTGGTTGGGGGAGGCGATGGAAGCCGGCGGAGCCAGGGTAGTGCGAGTGCTCGAGGTCACCGGCGATGGTTTTGCGATCGAGTCCGTGCAACCTTCCACCCCCACGCGCGAAGCGGCGGAGCGTTTCGGCCGGGCGTTGGCGGCTACGCATGCTTACGGGGCGAACAGCTTTGGGGCGAGTCCCCTCGATGACCTCAGCAACCTCGGTGGTCTCGATGACCTCAGCGGTCGTGGTGGACACGGCTTTCAAGGGCCCAACGATCAACTCCTCGATCTTCCCCTGCGCCCTTTCGACAGCTGGGGAGAGTTTTTCGCAACGGTGTGCCTAGAACCGCTCGTCGACCGTGTGCGGCCCCGCATGAGCAGCGGCGATAACGCCAAGATTGATGCGCTCCTAGAGCGTCTTGCTGCCGGTGATTTCGATGATGGAACCGCGCCCGCGCGGATCCACGGTGATCTGTGGAGCGGGAATGTGCTGTGGGGGAGTATCTCGGCGGAAGGCGCCAGCGAGAACTCCAGTGGCAGCCCGGATCGGCACGCCGACGTTGAAGGGATTCTCATCGACCCTGTGGCGCACGGCGGCCATCCCGAAACCGACCTGGCCGCGTTGGATATGTTCGGTGCCCCGCATCTCGGGGCGATCCTCGGAGCCTACGAAGACACTGGCCAGCTGCAACCGGGCTGGCGCAATCGGGTGCCGCTGCATCAGCAGTACATCCTCTGGTTGCATGCGGCGTTGTTCGGTGGTGGGTATCTTGATCAAACGCTGGCGGCTGTGGATCGAGCACTCAGGCTGTAACGAATGGCAACCAACAGCAACCAACAGCAACCAACGGCAACCAACAGCACGTGTGCTGCCCCTGCTGACTCGGCTGGCCTGTGGTGAGGGTAGTAACGTTTGATCACGTTCAGATTTTCTGTGCTCATGCTTTTCCTAATCTGAGGTGTTTCTAAACGTGAAAAGATCTTTGTCTATTGCCATGGCTTTCGTCGGCCTCACGGTTGGCGCCGGTTTTGCCACCGGAAAGGAAGTCATTCAGTACTTCGTATCCTTCGGTTCCATGGGAATCTGGGGAGCAGTTCTTTCCGGCGTAATCATGACCGCTGCCGGAGCCGTGATCCTTCAAATCGGCAGCTATTTCCTTGCCGAGGAGCACAATTTCGTGTTCCGCAATGTCTCCCACCCCATTGTGTCCAAATTCTTGGATCTCTCCGTGACCATCACGCTGTTCGCTGTGGGATTCGTGATGCTGGCCGGTGCAGGTGCCAACCTGAATCAGCAATTCGGCATTCCGGCATGGATTGGCTCAGCCGTGATGACCCTCGTGGTGATCGCAGCGGGCATGCTGGACGTGGACAAGGTGAGCCAGATCATCGGCATGCTCACCCCTCTCATCATCGTCGCGGTCCTCATTGGTTTCGTCTACACGCTGATGAACATGCCCACTGATATGTCCACGCTTAACGCCACCGCGCAGGCGGAGGCTTCCCCGGTATCCCCGTAGTTCCTCTCTGCCGTGAACTACAACGGCTTGGCCCTGCTGCTCGGCGTGTCGATGTCTCTGGTCATCGGCGGCAACTACGCCTCGCCGAAGGAGGCGGGAATTGGCGGTCTGCTTGGCGGTGCGATCTACACCATCATGCTGATCATCGCTGCGGTCACCCTGTACCTCAACATCGGCACGGTGGCGGGTCAGGATGTTCCCATGCTGGAGCTCATCAACCACATCCACCCGGTGCTGGGCTTCCTCATGGCCTTTGTCATCTTCTTCATGGTCTTCAACACCGCCATCGGCATGTTCTACGCCCTCGGCAAGCGGCTGACGGCTAACGGAAAGCGCTCGTTCCGCCCTACGTTCATCGTGGTCACTCTCCTCGGATTCGTCGTCTCCTTCGTGGGCTTCGAAACCCTCATGACCTACGTCTACCCGGTTTTGGGTTACATCGGCCTGGTCATGATCGCCGTAATGGTCGCATGGTGGATCAAGTCCCGTGACCACATCAAAGAAGAATCGAAGCGCCGCGATCGCATCCATGAGCTCACGGAGAATCGCGAGAATCCGGATGCGGATTTCTCGAAGGATGACGAGAAGGAACTGAAGAAGCATATTGACGATTCCCCGCGAGACGATGAACAATTGAAGGAGAAGATTGAGGACGAAGTAACAGAACAATCGTCCAACTCCTCCAGTTCTTCGTCGTCGGATTAGCACGGCTGATATCGCGCCGGGTGCATGCGTCCTAACGCCTGCACTCTGCCTATCAGGGACGTCGCTGGCAGGCGGAGGGGAAGTGATCTTCGCTAGTGACGTTCGCATATAGGGAGAATTCTCATGGATAGCAGGCCACTCATTCTTGGCCTTGAATCGTTTACGCCGGAGCAGGGATGGGGGCCGGCAATTCAAGAGCAACTCGGAATGGACTTGTGGCGTATCCCGGTGGTGATTTTCTCCGCCATCGGTATTTATCTCACTTTTCTTTTATTGGTGAAGATATTTGGCGCTCGAATTCTTTCCCCCATGGGTGGATTCGACGCCATTCTGCTCATCATGGTCGGCGCCGTCGCGGGTCGTGTGATCATCGGCCACCCGCCGTCACTGGCGGCCGGTGTGCTCGGCCTGACGACCCTCATGGCCCTCGTGGCAGTCTTCGGA
Encoded here:
- a CDS encoding aminotransferase class I/II-fold pyridoxal phosphate-dependent enzyme; this encodes MSALAAQHKAANLGQGFPDEDGPQEMLDIAARMVHEPGATMNQYGPGRGLPELRRAIAADRARRHGHELDPETEIAVTVGATEALAASILGLVEEGSEVVALEPTYDAYPAAVGLAGATLVPVRLQRVQADQDNSAGHTSFALDREAFAAALSPRTSAILLNTPHNPTGTVLSREDLEFIADCIRGTQIVVITDEVYEHLVFEGTHVPFATLTGMRERTVTISSAAKSFNVTGWKIGWAMAPAELLDAVVAAKQFLSYVGATPFQPAVAWALDNAHDWSVQWRDTLERRRTELAEALRDMGMEVFEAPGTYFLISDIAPMFPGESAVDFCTRLPKDAGVAAIPVSVFLADGGPEATDSSYSSWNTLVRWTFCKNDETMATAIDRLRSFTRAAQLR
- the bsaP gene encoding biotin synthase auxiliary protein BsaP, giving the protein MNTIDSAPSAHPNPSPSALPLPHGTSELTAAYLLGQEISYDPHSGQPLCAEGIKPARGALAGRSVGARAGLEPPRFCPLCGRRMQVQVDPMGWTAACSRHGDIDATIYLDRMPTLPEQG
- the bioB gene encoding biotin synthase BioB, producing the protein MTTATTDSTQSGTESPAILKKAREQVLEKGIPLNYEDTLEVLKIDDEHLDELLDIAHQVRLRWCGDAVEMEGIISLQTGGCPEDCHFCAQSGLFESPVRSVQLDIAQLIEAAKQTAKTGATEFCIVAAVKGPDEDLMQQMENAVDAIQAEVDINVAASIGILTQEQVDRLKKAGVHRYNHNLETARSYFPEVVTTHTWEERINTLEMVRDAGMEVCCGGIVGMGETVEQRAEFATDLQRLNPTEVPMNFFDPRPGTPFSHLEPMEANEALKTIGAFRLALPQVMLRFAGGRELTLGDLGAEKGMLGGINAVIVGNYLTTLGRPAERDIDMLGKLQLPIKALNATL
- a CDS encoding fructosamine kinase family protein, giving the protein MSHRSSHNSSNHSAQDSYWKNNPGATGQWEVAGLRWLGEAMEAGGARVVRVLEVTGDGFAIESVQPSTPTREAAERFGRALAATHAYGANSFGASPLDDLSNLGGLDDLSGRGGHGFQGPNDQLLDLPLRPFDSWGEFFATVCLEPLVDRVRPRMSSGDNAKIDALLERLAAGDFDDGTAPARIHGDLWSGNVLWGSISAEGASENSSGSPDRHADVEGILIDPVAHGGHPETDLAALDMFGAPHLGAILGAYEDTGQLQPGWRNRVPLHQQYILWLHAALFGGGYLDQTLAAVDRALRL